A DNA window from Deltaproteobacteria bacterium contains the following coding sequences:
- a CDS encoding alpha/beta hydrolase, translated as MSCTSPRSTAASCIGSRPSEPVAEPLSRRIPLDTGLTLHVLEWGAGDASLDHTVVLVHGFLDLAWSWAPVVDAGLAGRFHVVAPDMRGHGDSDRVGAGGYYHFLDYVADLHALLPAVRRARLSLVGHSMGGSIASYYTGAFPDAVDRLALLEGVGPPESADSAPERVRQWLAGVARVRARAHPGYATIDEAARRLRAHDPLLDEPLARFLAAKGTARGDDGRYRFKHDPLHVTRGPYPFRVATAAEFWRQIACPVLLVEGAESAFRLAPDDLERRYACFANRRRVELAGAGHMMMRHRPAELARALADFLGDARR; from the coding sequence GTGAGCTGTACGTCACCGCGCTCGACCGCGGCGTCGTGTATCGGATCGAGGCCGAGTGAGCCGGTGGCCGAGCCGCTGTCGCGCCGAATCCCGTTGGACACCGGCCTGACCCTGCACGTCCTGGAGTGGGGCGCCGGTGACGCGAGCCTCGACCACACGGTCGTCCTGGTGCACGGCTTCCTCGACCTCGCGTGGAGTTGGGCGCCGGTCGTCGATGCGGGCCTCGCCGGTCGCTTTCACGTGGTCGCTCCCGACATGCGCGGGCACGGCGACAGCGACCGCGTCGGCGCCGGCGGCTACTACCATTTCCTCGACTATGTGGCCGACCTGCACGCGCTGTTGCCGGCGGTACGGCGCGCGCGGCTGTCGCTCGTCGGCCACTCGATGGGCGGCAGCATCGCGAGCTACTATACCGGCGCGTTCCCCGACGCGGTCGACCGGCTCGCGCTGCTCGAGGGCGTCGGCCCGCCGGAATCCGCCGACAGTGCGCCCGAGCGCGTGCGGCAGTGGCTCGCGGGCGTCGCGCGCGTGCGTGCGCGCGCGCACCCCGGCTACGCGACGATCGACGAGGCGGCGCGCAGGCTGCGGGCGCACGACCCGCTGCTCGACGAGCCGCTGGCCCGGTTCCTCGCCGCGAAGGGAACCGCCCGGGGCGACGACGGTCGCTACCGGTTCAAACACGACCCGCTGCACGTCACGCGCGGGCCCTATCCGTTCCGCGTCGCCACGGCGGCCGAATTCTGGCGCCAGATCGCGTGCCCGGTGCTGCTCGTCGAGGGCGCGGAATCGGCGTTTCGCCTCGCTCCGGACGACCTCGAGCGGCGGTATGCGTGCTTCGCCAACCGGCGGCGCGTCGAACTCGCCGGCGCCGGCCACATGATGATGCGCCACCGCCCCGCGGAGCTCGCCCGCGCGCTCGCCGACTTTCTCGGCGACGCGAGGCGCTGA